A window of the Desulfobacula toluolica Tol2 genome harbors these coding sequences:
- a CDS encoding enoyl-CoA hydratase/isomerase family protein, which yields MAELEFLKVEKDDQVARIILDRPKHNVLDIPMMNELNAELEKIAADDELKCVVITGEGKSFCAGVEVADHKPDNVDLMVSTFNRIFELINMIDIPIIAAVNGACLGGGMELAIACDIVIASEKAILGQPEIKLGFFPPYAALRLPELVGVAKAIEIVTTGQNYSAQAAKDLGFVSQVASVDEFQDVVEKNVKQIVMASPLIIRLNKRAVKRHIGTSFAQGVDLVSNYFLKTMMKTEDTLEGIASFEERRRAVWKNK from the coding sequence ATGGCAGAACTAGAATTTTTAAAAGTGGAAAAAGATGACCAGGTTGCCAGAATTATTCTTGACCGACCAAAACATAATGTTCTGGACATACCCATGATGAATGAACTGAATGCCGAGCTTGAAAAGATTGCTGCAGATGATGAACTCAAATGCGTTGTTATCACAGGCGAGGGTAAAAGTTTTTGTGCAGGTGTTGAAGTGGCCGATCATAAACCGGATAATGTGGACCTTATGGTTTCCACATTCAACCGGATTTTCGAGTTGATCAACATGATTGATATCCCCATTATTGCTGCTGTGAACGGTGCATGCTTAGGTGGCGGTATGGAATTGGCCATTGCCTGTGATATCGTGATTGCATCTGAAAAAGCCATTCTTGGACAGCCTGAAATCAAGCTGGGATTTTTCCCACCCTATGCTGCCTTAAGACTTCCCGAGCTTGTCGGCGTTGCCAAGGCAATTGAAATTGTCACCACCGGCCAGAATTATTCTGCCCAGGCTGCCAAGGATCTTGGATTTGTATCCCAGGTGGCTTCAGTGGATGAGTTCCAGGACGTTGTGGAAAAGAACGTCAAACAGATTGTTATGGCAAGTCCCTTGATTATCCGGCTCAATAAACGAGCTGTAAAACGCCATATTGGAACCAGTTTTGCCCAGGGCGTTGATCTGGTCAGCAATTATTTTTTGAAAACCATGATGAAAACAGAAGATACCCTTGAAGGTATTGCCTCTTTTGAAGAAAGAAGAAGAGCTGTTTGGAAAAACAAATAA
- a CDS encoding acetyl-CoA carboxylase biotin carboxyl carrier protein subunit yields MSTEILAPMPGSIWKVHVKEGDEVVEGQELLILEAMKMENPIITTTAGKVTEVKVKVEDKVATKQLLLTIE; encoded by the coding sequence ATGAGCACTGAAATTTTAGCACCAATGCCCGGATCAATCTGGAAAGTGCATGTAAAAGAAGGTGATGAAGTTGTTGAGGGACAGGAACTCTTAATCCTGGAAGCCATGAAAATGGAAAACCCCATTATTACAACAACAGCAGGCAAGGTAACGGAAGTTAAAGTAAAAGTGGAAGATAAAGTTGCCACAAAGCAACTGCTTCTGACGATTGAATAA
- the acd gene encoding glutaryl-CoA dehydrogenase Acd yields the protein MDFKLSKELQMLQKEIRNFTKKQIEPNIEEWDEKHYLPYEEVMKPLGELGFFGTVIPEEYGGEDMGFLAAMIVTEELARVSSSLRVQVNMQVLGCAYTIYRYGSEELRKKYVEKLCTAEYVGGFGITEPDAGSDIMNMSTVAEDKGDHWLINGSKTWISNANVADVLMCYAYTDKSAGSKGMSAFVIEPKNFPGIKVSSLDKLGSWSSPTGELFLDNVKVPKENLVGEVGDGAKIVFSSLNQTRLSAAAGGVGLAQACLDEAIKYCNTREQFGKKIGTFQMNQDMIAQMAADIEAARLIVYKAACAKDDGNLNNGYDVAMAKYLAGEAATKCANFAMRILGAYGYSTEYPVARYYRDAPTYSMVEGSANICKWIMALDQLGYRKANR from the coding sequence ATGGATTTTAAACTATCAAAAGAACTTCAAATGCTCCAGAAAGAGATCAGAAATTTTACAAAAAAACAGATTGAACCTAATATTGAGGAATGGGATGAAAAACATTACCTGCCTTATGAAGAGGTCATGAAACCTCTGGGAGAACTGGGATTTTTCGGAACAGTTATCCCTGAAGAATACGGTGGGGAAGATATGGGTTTTCTGGCAGCCATGATCGTTACAGAAGAGCTTGCCCGCGTATCTTCTTCTTTGCGCGTTCAGGTCAACATGCAGGTACTGGGATGTGCTTACACCATCTACCGTTACGGCAGCGAAGAACTGAGAAAAAAATATGTTGAAAAACTGTGTACGGCTGAATATGTCGGCGGTTTTGGTATTACTGAACCCGATGCCGGTTCAGACATCATGAACATGTCCACCGTTGCCGAAGATAAAGGAGACCACTGGCTGATCAACGGTTCTAAAACCTGGATCTCCAATGCCAACGTAGCCGATGTCCTTATGTGCTATGCCTATACGGATAAATCCGCCGGTTCAAAAGGCATGTCCGCTTTTGTTATTGAGCCTAAAAATTTCCCCGGCATCAAAGTATCCTCATTAGATAAGCTGGGATCTTGGTCTTCCCCCACAGGCGAACTTTTTTTGGATAATGTAAAAGTTCCCAAGGAAAACCTCGTGGGTGAAGTTGGTGACGGTGCAAAAATTGTTTTCTCATCCCTGAACCAGACCCGTCTGTCTGCTGCAGCCGGTGGTGTCGGCCTTGCCCAGGCATGCCTGGATGAAGCAATCAAATATTGCAATACCAGAGAACAATTCGGCAAAAAAATCGGTACTTTCCAGATGAATCAGGATATGATCGCCCAGATGGCCGCTGATATCGAAGCTGCCAGACTGATTGTCTACAAAGCTGCCTGTGCAAAAGACGACGGCAACCTGAACAATGGTTACGACGTTGCCATGGCAAAATATCTGGCTGGTGAAGCTGCAACAAAATGCGCTAACTTTGCCATGAGAATCCTGGGTGCATACGGATACTCAACAGAATACCCGGTTGCCAGATACTACAGAGATGCCCCAACCTATTCCATGGTTGAAGGTTCCGCCAATATCTGCAAATGGATCATGGCCCTTGATCAGCTGGGTTACAGAAAAGCCAACAGATAA
- the bioB gene encoding biotin synthase BioB: MTEEAYFNLAKTIIQGNTPDSTQFAKIAHLTDDKVFELFPGANLIRSTYFKNQIHLCTICNGKSGKCSEDCTFCAQSRFHKTDVETYPLLSKEKLQQPALDLKNTQVTRYSIVTSGKGLSGKEINRVSEAFSEIKDLPLCYCASLGIITEDDFNLLARSGVTRYHHNLETARSHFNNICTTHTYDQRIETIKAAQKAGLSVCSGGIFGLGETDDQILEMALELKCLDVDAVPLNFLSPIPGTPMEHQSKLTPLKCLKIIALFRYVLPEKEIIICGGREANLGMLHPFIFYAGASGILTGNYLTTGGRQLEKDLNMLNQLELTPR; the protein is encoded by the coding sequence ATGACAGAAGAAGCCTATTTCAACCTGGCCAAAACCATCATACAGGGAAATACACCGGATTCAACACAATTTGCCAAAATTGCCCATTTGACTGATGACAAAGTATTTGAACTATTCCCTGGTGCAAATTTAATTAGATCCACTTATTTTAAAAATCAAATCCACCTTTGCACCATCTGTAACGGTAAATCAGGTAAATGTTCCGAAGATTGTACCTTCTGCGCACAATCCAGATTTCACAAGACAGATGTTGAAACCTATCCGCTTCTTTCCAAAGAAAAACTACAGCAGCCTGCACTGGATCTTAAAAATACGCAGGTTACCCGTTATTCCATCGTGACCAGTGGAAAAGGCCTGTCCGGAAAAGAGATAAACCGCGTTTCAGAAGCGTTTTCAGAAATAAAAGACCTGCCTCTTTGCTATTGCGCTTCCCTTGGCATTATCACGGAGGATGATTTCAATCTGCTTGCAAGGTCCGGTGTCACCCGCTACCACCATAACCTTGAAACCGCAAGAAGCCATTTTAACAACATCTGTACCACCCATACATATGACCAGCGGATCGAAACCATAAAAGCGGCACAAAAGGCTGGACTGTCCGTTTGTTCAGGCGGCATATTCGGTCTGGGTGAAACCGATGATCAAATCCTGGAAATGGCTCTTGAACTCAAGTGCCTGGATGTGGATGCAGTACCCTTGAATTTTTTGTCTCCCATACCGGGAACACCAATGGAACATCAGTCTAAGCTTACCCCGCTGAAATGCCTTAAAATAATTGCTCTGTTCAGATATGTACTTCCTGAAAAAGAGATCATCATCTGCGGCGGAAGGGAAGCCAATCTGGGCATGCTTCACCCGTTTATTTTTTATGCCGGGGCAAGCGGCATTTTAACCGGCAACTATCTGACCACCGGCGGCAGGCAGCTGGAAAAAGATTTGAACATGCTCAATCAGCTTGAACTGACGCCACGATAG
- a CDS encoding carboxymuconolactone decarboxylase family protein, whose protein sequence is MDPKEIAKKTGKTAKLYFSTVKEEEKPYNLWRHFDKELAKDMSLYITGQMYAREKIPHQTRQLVTVAALTVLSKPDELKLHTHAALNVGCTKEEIAEVIFQTSIYGGVPAANTALTVLKEVLEERGEE, encoded by the coding sequence GTGGACCCGAAAGAAATTGCTAAAAAAACAGGAAAAACTGCTAAACTGTACTTTTCCACTGTCAAAGAAGAGGAAAAGCCCTACAACCTGTGGAGGCATTTTGACAAAGAGCTTGCAAAAGACATGTCCCTTTATATCACAGGTCAGATGTATGCCAGAGAAAAGATTCCCCATCAAACCCGACAACTGGTCACAGTGGCTGCGTTAACGGTTCTTTCAAAGCCTGATGAACTAAAACTGCATACACATGCGGCACTGAATGTGGGGTGTACAAAAGAAGAAATTGCAGAAGTGATTTTCCAAACCAGTATCTACGGCGGTGTACCTGCTGCAAACACGGCTTTGACGGTACTCAAAGAAGTTCTGGAAGAACGCGGCGAAGAGTAA
- a CDS encoding IclR family transcriptional regulator yields MGQDIKKLNSIEKALEIMLTFQDVKPSWGIRELSAKLEFSPATVQRILQVLKSYEFVKQDPKTRQYFIGNIFYKFLECLNSSNNLTRIGRRFMEELAVGTLETTHLNVIKGNLRICIDTIESPKELKAGMRIGNQSPLYAGASAKCLLTFSSKDFQNNYFQTINMEPITEFTIIRQNKLRKELDKIKEQGYGISLGERTPGLGSLSAPVFDYRGQILASLSLAIPEIRFKQEDHLSNCIDILTSAAKSFSNEMGLGAGKF; encoded by the coding sequence ATGGGTCAGGATATTAAAAAGCTAAATTCCATTGAAAAAGCCCTGGAAATCATGCTCACATTCCAGGACGTTAAACCGTCATGGGGTATAAGGGAGTTAAGTGCAAAGCTCGAATTCAGTCCGGCAACTGTTCAAAGAATTCTGCAAGTTCTCAAATCATATGAATTTGTTAAACAAGACCCTAAAACCAGGCAATATTTTATTGGTAACATATTTTATAAATTTCTTGAGTGTCTGAACAGTTCAAATAATCTTACCCGAATCGGACGCAGATTCATGGAAGAACTGGCAGTCGGAACCCTTGAAACAACCCATTTGAATGTCATCAAAGGAAATCTTCGGATCTGTATCGACACCATTGAATCTCCCAAAGAATTAAAGGCAGGCATGCGAATCGGCAACCAGTCACCGCTGTATGCCGGAGCATCTGCAAAATGCCTGCTGACCTTTTCCTCTAAGGATTTTCAAAACAATTATTTTCAAACCATAAACATGGAACCCATTACCGAGTTCACCATCATACGGCAAAACAAGCTGCGGAAAGAACTTGACAAAATAAAAGAACAGGGATATGGCATCAGCCTTGGGGAGAGAACTCCGGGGCTAGGTTCATTGAGTGCCCCTGTTTTTGATTATAGAGGGCAGATCCTGGCAAGCCTGAGCCTTGCCATACCTGAAATCAGATTCAAGCAGGAGGATCATCTTTCAAATTGTATTGATATACTAACCAGTGCTGCAAAATCTTTTTCAAACGAAATGGGATTGGGCGCTGGAAAATTTTAA
- a CDS encoding cysteine hydrolase family protein, which produces MTEKPALLIIDMVEDYFKDENHYPITPLARKIIPVINLLIKEFRKKNFPVIFSTDAFAEDDFLFTGKMHPHAIKGSKGAQVVADLDMAPEDLWLPKPRFSAFFDTGLEKILRDQQITLCAVAGIATNFCVLATAMDAICHNFKAVIVDDCSTAFSETMHAQCLDLYRKNPLYPLFRVMNSEDFVSEI; this is translated from the coding sequence ATGACAGAAAAACCGGCATTATTGATCATTGATATGGTAGAAGATTATTTTAAAGATGAAAATCATTACCCAATCACCCCTTTGGCCAGAAAAATTATTCCCGTGATCAACCTTTTGATCAAAGAGTTTCGTAAAAAAAATTTCCCCGTTATATTTTCAACTGATGCTTTTGCCGAGGATGATTTTCTTTTTACAGGCAAAATGCACCCTCATGCCATCAAGGGTTCCAAGGGCGCACAAGTCGTTGCTGACCTTGACATGGCACCCGAAGATCTCTGGCTTCCCAAACCAAGGTTTTCAGCCTTTTTTGACACAGGTCTTGAAAAGATTCTTCGAGACCAGCAGATAACCCTTTGCGCTGTTGCCGGGATTGCAACCAATTTTTGTGTTCTGGCCACTGCAATGGATGCCATATGCCATAATTTCAAGGCTGTTATTGTGGATGACTGCTCGACCGCTTTTTCTGAAACCATGCATGCACAATGCCTGGATCTTTATAGAAAAAACCCCTTGTACCCGCTGTTTAGGGTCATGAACTCAGAGGATTTCGTATCTGAAATATGA
- a CDS encoding PAS domain S-box protein → MHVRILIFTILTLISSFSIAQATLPDKIDIGIMSFKPQSCNIPQWSVLENYLNTQIPKTEFKIILMSRTQLEEAIGKKLIDFVVTNPFQYTIFRHRYGLSAPLATVIRGGSNTIPLKRVGGTLFTLSDCTDINNLKDIRDKQIAVPFQNNSFIVQMLQYELFVNDLSLLRKRQLVITGLPHDNTVLAVIKNQADLGYARAGTLEKMASQGKLDLSQFKVIHPQILPDFPVQVSTGLYPEWPFASLSHIEPADQKKIIAALLKMEQTDSVKMPFIIQGFLPPANYDSVENLMRTLRIDPFNKTPDINMSDLWQIYKTKIIFIGLFCFIMILVGAYLLQNRQSLRLTKERLDMAIEGTNAGLWDWYVQTGKVVLNERWAKIIGYTIDELAPVSIKTWAELCHPDDLKRSNNLIQKHWANETGFYQCEVRMKHKNGSWVWVRDQGKVMQWTKDGKPMRMTGTHIDITKRKRYEILIQAEHDMGSDWRSAGSFNEQLNLCLQTALQVSSMDCGGLYLVDENDYSLRLTVHHGLSKYFIAHATYFGADSRQAHLIKKKKPVYARHLDLLEDKKSATAHERLKAVAIIPMIFQGRVIACLNVASHILESIPEHARNALESIANYTGSFVAQEIQDEQIRQDQRNMDNFFNTIEDMLFVLDMNGCIIKHNQVVAKQLGYSSNELIGKHIRCLHPEDRHHEAQAVMSRIFAGESDSCSIALKTKHGKLIPVETKVKLGRWQDKEVIFGTSRDITERIEIEQRRQQIEKTEGLNRMAGAVAHNFNNILTIILGNLELAMEALPPETYISDNIKQAFQAAQRAADISRQMLVLLGNIQPKLESIDLSKTCLQHLHQLRDNLIKDVSLKVDILTPGPVIKAEDDLICKILTALVTNAWEAIDDFPGTVQVTVGEVTQTDIPKHNLFPIEWSRSDAQYGCLTVTDTGRGMNKIQINKIFDPFYTDKFTGRGLGLPVALGIIKTYGGCITVKSEPGKGSSFRIFLPLAS, encoded by the coding sequence ATGCATGTACGAATTTTAATTTTTACAATCCTGACATTAATAAGCTCTTTTTCCATTGCACAGGCAACTCTTCCTGATAAAATCGACATTGGTATTATGTCTTTTAAACCCCAATCTTGTAATATTCCCCAATGGTCGGTTCTTGAAAATTATCTGAACACACAAATTCCAAAAACAGAATTTAAAATCATTTTAATGTCCAGGACTCAATTGGAAGAAGCCATTGGCAAAAAGCTGATTGACTTTGTTGTGACCAACCCGTTTCAATATACCATTTTTCGCCACAGGTACGGCTTGTCTGCTCCATTGGCAACAGTCATAAGAGGCGGCAGCAACACAATTCCCCTAAAGCGGGTTGGAGGAACACTCTTCACACTTTCAGACTGTACTGATATCAACAACCTCAAGGACATAAGAGACAAACAGATTGCAGTCCCGTTTCAAAACAATTCTTTTATCGTTCAAATGCTGCAGTATGAATTATTTGTAAATGATCTTTCCCTACTCCGAAAACGCCAGCTTGTTATAACAGGATTGCCCCATGACAATACGGTTTTGGCGGTTATTAAAAATCAGGCGGATCTCGGTTATGCCAGGGCAGGTACATTGGAAAAAATGGCGTCACAGGGCAAGCTTGACCTTTCACAGTTCAAGGTCATCCACCCTCAGATACTGCCTGATTTTCCGGTTCAGGTTTCAACCGGTCTATACCCGGAATGGCCTTTTGCATCCTTATCCCATATCGAACCCGCAGATCAAAAAAAGATAATTGCCGCCCTGCTGAAAATGGAACAGACAGATTCTGTAAAAATGCCCTTTATAATACAAGGATTTTTACCCCCTGCAAATTACGATTCCGTTGAAAATTTAATGAGGACATTGCGGATTGATCCCTTCAACAAGACACCAGACATCAACATGTCAGATCTCTGGCAGATATATAAAACAAAAATTATTTTTATCGGACTTTTTTGTTTTATAATGATTCTGGTAGGAGCTTACCTCCTTCAAAACAGGCAGTCATTGCGCTTAACTAAAGAGCGTCTGGATATGGCAATTGAAGGAACCAATGCCGGGCTGTGGGACTGGTATGTGCAAACCGGTAAAGTCGTATTAAACGAAAGATGGGCCAAAATAATAGGATACACCATAGATGAACTTGCACCTGTGAGTATTAAGACATGGGCTGAACTTTGCCACCCTGATGATCTGAAGAGATCAAATAATCTTATCCAAAAGCATTGGGCCAATGAAACCGGCTTTTACCAATGTGAAGTCAGAATGAAACACAAAAACGGGTCATGGGTATGGGTACGGGATCAAGGCAAGGTGATGCAGTGGACCAAAGATGGCAAACCCATGCGTATGACAGGTACTCACATCGACATCACAAAAAGAAAACGCTATGAAATCCTGATTCAGGCAGAACATGATATGGGTTCTGACTGGCGCAGCGCAGGCAGTTTCAATGAACAGCTCAATCTTTGCCTTCAAACCGCCCTGCAGGTTTCGTCCATGGACTGCGGGGGACTTTACCTGGTGGATGAAAACGATTACAGCCTCCGGCTAACCGTACATCATGGATTGTCCAAATATTTCATTGCCCATGCCACATATTTTGGAGCTGATTCCAGGCAGGCACACCTGATAAAAAAGAAAAAGCCTGTTTATGCAAGGCATCTGGATCTGCTCGAGGACAAAAAAAGTGCAACCGCCCATGAGAGGCTGAAGGCTGTTGCCATTATACCAATGATATTTCAAGGCAGGGTAATTGCCTGTTTGAATGTTGCCTCCCATATATTGGAGTCAATACCTGAACATGCCCGCAATGCCCTGGAAAGCATTGCAAATTATACAGGATCTTTTGTCGCACAGGAAATTCAGGATGAGCAGATCCGGCAAGACCAACGGAACATGGATAACTTTTTCAACACTATTGAGGATATGCTGTTTGTACTCGACATGAACGGCTGTATCATCAAGCACAATCAGGTAGTTGCCAAACAGCTGGGATACTCTTCAAATGAATTAATCGGCAAACACATCCGTTGCTTGCATCCGGAGGATCGTCACCACGAGGCCCAAGCTGTTATGAGCAGAATTTTTGCCGGTGAATCCGATTCATGTTCAATTGCACTTAAAACCAAACACGGCAAGCTCATACCAGTGGAGACAAAGGTTAAGCTTGGCCGATGGCAAGACAAAGAGGTGATATTCGGCACCAGCAGGGATATTACTGAGCGCATAGAGATAGAGCAAAGAAGACAGCAGATTGAAAAGACAGAGGGCCTCAATCGCATGGCCGGGGCTGTGGCCCATAATTTCAACAATATATTGACCATTATTCTTGGCAATCTTGAACTGGCCATGGAGGCCTTGCCGCCGGAAACATACATTTCCGATAATATCAAACAGGCATTTCAGGCTGCTCAACGCGCTGCGGACATAAGCAGACAAATGCTTGTTTTGCTGGGTAATATTCAACCAAAATTAGAATCAATTGATTTATCAAAAACGTGCCTGCAACACTTACATCAGCTGCGTGACAACTTAATAAAAGATGTATCATTAAAAGTTGATATCCTCACACCCGGACCTGTTATTAAAGCTGAAGACGATCTGATTTGCAAAATCCTGACCGCTCTGGTTACCAATGCCTGGGAAGCCATAGATGATTTTCCCGGCACCGTTCAGGTTACAGTGGGAGAAGTTACTCAAACAGATATTCCAAAACATAACCTTTTCCCAATTGAATGGAGCCGTTCTGATGCACAGTATGGCTGCCTGACGGTTACGGATACCGGCCGGGGAATGAATAAAATTCAGATCAATAAAATTTTTGATCCTTTTTACACCGACAAATTCACTGGTCGAGGATTGGGGCTTCCGGTCGCCCTCGGAATTATCAAAACTTATGGCGGCTGTATTACAGTTAAAAGCGAACCTGGAAAAGGAAGCAGTTTCAGGATTTTTTTACCATTGGCCTCTTAA
- a CDS encoding acyl-CoA carboxylase subunit beta encodes MRQYFEKMTEFGVELNKGQLLSSEENVKNIKEVEAGIDAEVEKVKNAGLPTEKINSRGVMTVWQRLEYLVDPGTWTPLHTIFNPENNVEGTTNVIDGLAKISGKWCVVAGFDNKVMAGAWLPGQPENIFRATNLSKRLNIPLVWLVNCSGVKLTEQEKFYANRRGSGTTFYRHAELEQMGIPILAGIYGTNPAGGGYQGISPTILFAHKDCNIAVGGGGILSGMSPKGYFDLEGAEQLIASAKQFKEKPPGSVDVHYDSTGFFRYVYEEEKGVLDGLKDYMKDMPAYNPKFFRVAEPKAPRFPAEDLYRLMPFNQKQIYNFKEIIARLVDGSEHMEYKPDYGPEIYTGLVKMDGFLVGMIGNNQGWLGEDYPEYADYGGIGGKLYRQGLIKMNEFVTFCGRDRIPLIWFQDTSGIDVGDIAEKAELLGLGQSLIYSIQQTDVPMTLITLRKGTAAAHYVMGGPTANRHNAFTLGIGTTEIYVMHGETAAAASFSRRLVKEKDAGRPLEPIIDKMNQQAKEYYDNSRPAYCAKHGMVDEVVKMSALRDYLKAFAGAAYQNPKSICPQHHMITPRAIRG; translated from the coding sequence ATGAGACAATATTTTGAAAAAATGACGGAATTCGGTGTTGAACTTAATAAAGGACAATTATTAAGTTCAGAAGAAAATGTGAAAAATATCAAGGAAGTGGAAGCCGGGATTGATGCAGAAGTCGAAAAGGTTAAAAATGCCGGACTGCCTACGGAAAAGATCAATTCAAGAGGTGTAATGACGGTATGGCAGCGGCTTGAGTATCTGGTTGATCCCGGCACATGGACTCCTTTGCACACCATTTTTAATCCCGAAAATAATGTTGAAGGCACAACCAATGTCATTGACGGCCTTGCAAAAATTTCCGGTAAATGGTGTGTCGTGGCAGGGTTTGATAACAAAGTCATGGCAGGTGCATGGCTTCCGGGACAGCCGGAAAATATTTTCAGGGCCACTAACCTGTCAAAACGGTTGAATATCCCATTGGTATGGCTTGTTAACTGCAGTGGTGTAAAATTGACAGAACAGGAAAAATTTTATGCCAACAGAAGAGGAAGCGGCACCACTTTTTATCGTCATGCGGAACTTGAGCAGATGGGCATTCCCATACTGGCCGGTATCTATGGTACAAACCCGGCAGGCGGCGGATACCAGGGGATCAGCCCCACCATATTGTTTGCCCACAAAGATTGTAATATTGCCGTAGGCGGAGGCGGTATTCTAAGCGGCATGTCTCCCAAGGGATATTTTGACCTGGAAGGTGCGGAACAGTTGATTGCATCCGCCAAACAGTTCAAGGAAAAACCACCGGGATCAGTTGATGTTCATTACGATTCAACAGGTTTTTTCAGGTATGTATATGAAGAAGAAAAAGGTGTGCTTGACGGACTTAAAGATTACATGAAAGATATGCCTGCCTATAATCCCAAGTTTTTCAGGGTAGCAGAACCCAAAGCGCCAAGGTTCCCGGCAGAAGATCTTTACCGTCTAATGCCATTTAATCAGAAACAGATTTATAATTTCAAAGAAATCATTGCCCGTCTTGTCGACGGCAGTGAACACATGGAATACAAACCTGATTACGGCCCTGAAATTTATACAGGTCTGGTTAAAATGGATGGATTTCTTGTGGGCATGATCGGCAACAACCAGGGATGGCTGGGAGAAGATTATCCCGAGTATGCTGATTACGGCGGAATCGGCGGAAAATTGTATCGCCAGGGCCTGATCAAAATGAATGAATTTGTTACCTTTTGCGGCCGTGACAGAATCCCCTTGATCTGGTTCCAGGATACCTCAGGCATTGATGTTGGTGATATTGCTGAAAAAGCTGAACTTCTCGGCCTTGGACAGTCCTTGATCTACTCTATCCAGCAAACCGATGTTCCCATGACTTTGATCACCTTGAGAAAAGGAACTGCGGCAGCCCATTATGTCATGGGCGGCCCCACGGCCAACAGGCACAATGCTTTTACTTTGGGTATCGGTACTACGGAAATTTATGTTATGCATGGTGAAACCGCTGCGGCTGCAAGTTTTTCAAGAAGACTTGTCAAGGAAAAGGATGCAGGACGTCCCCTTGAGCCAATTATCGACAAAATGAACCAGCAGGCTAAAGAATACTATGATAATTCAAGACCTGCCTATTGTGCAAAGCACGGTATGGTGGATGAAGTTGTAAAAATGAGCGCATTGCGTGATTACCTGAAAGCTTTTGCCGGGGCTGCATATCAGAATCCAAAATCCATCTGTCCCCAGCATCATATGATTACACCCAGAGCTATCAGAGGATAA
- a CDS encoding 50S ribosomal protein L11 methyltransferase has protein sequence MINPYNNLYIYYFDGVPLVDETVQGSDCFLGTWVEETMAFLFFSSLCDDVVEEILEKNEGISLVEKYEMTGEQWHGDKIEPYCVESLCIYPPWNRPALDDETIKGIQLDPGVVFGTGRHQTTEDCLYLIHRLCTRHKIRSVLDIGTGTGLLSLGAAVLGCNPVMACDFNHLAVKTTLNNIRLNKFEEQILAFQAKGEEIMNIPCDLLVANIHYDVMRIMIESPYLLEKKWFILSGLLNSEAKKVLASLSQKNVHIIERRCPDGIWNTILGKSLE, from the coding sequence ATGATCAATCCGTATAATAATCTTTATATTTACTATTTTGACGGTGTTCCGTTGGTTGATGAGACGGTTCAGGGCAGTGATTGCTTTCTCGGCACATGGGTGGAAGAAACAATGGCGTTTCTTTTTTTCTCTTCGCTTTGTGATGATGTTGTAGAAGAAATCCTTGAAAAAAATGAGGGCATCAGCCTGGTTGAAAAATATGAAATGACCGGAGAACAATGGCATGGAGATAAGATTGAGCCTTACTGTGTCGAGAGTCTGTGCATTTATCCGCCATGGAACAGGCCTGCTTTGGATGATGAAACCATAAAGGGCATCCAGCTTGATCCGGGAGTGGTGTTTGGAACCGGCAGGCATCAGACCACGGAAGATTGTCTGTATCTGATCCATCGATTGTGTACCCGGCATAAGATTCGGTCTGTGCTGGATATCGGTACGGGAACCGGGCTGCTATCCCTGGGAGCGGCAGTTCTGGGCTGCAATCCTGTGATGGCGTGTGACTTCAATCATCTGGCGGTTAAAACCACCCTGAACAATATCAGGCTCAACAAATTTGAAGAACAAATTCTTGCTTTCCAGGCAAAAGGCGAGGAGATCATGAATATCCCTTGTGATCTTCTGGTTGCCAATATTCATTATGATGTCATGCGGATAATGATAGAAAGCCCGTATCTATTGGAAAAAAAATGGTTTATTCTGTCCGGGCTTTTGAATTCCGAAGCTAAAAAAGTACTGGCGTCATTGTCTCAAAAAAATGTCCATATCATTGAGAGGCGATGCCCGGACGGAATCTGGAACACCATTCTCGGGAAAAGCCTGGAATAG